The genomic window ACTTTTGATCCTGCCGAATTTGTGCTTGCGGGGCAAATCCTAAAAACCGAGTTAACTTCATTAAAAAAGACAGATGAAAATTTACACTTATCCCTTGCGTTTCATCAAACCAACTAATTGCATTATACAGATAAGAAAATAGTTGCTCATCTACATATTGCTGCCTAATACTTTTATACAAAACCTCATTTAAGAACTGAATAATGGTATTCTTAATTACATCGTAAGGAATACTCTTAAATATGGGCATTGGTCTGGCTTCCTGTACTCTTTGTATCTGCGTGTTCTGTTTGTGGTAAACTACCATGTCTAGCAAGTGTAAAGGCTGCAACACATTCATCGGGATTTTTGCCTTTGGCTTTTTAACCCCATTAATGAGATAAGATTGAATACCAAATTTTTCGGTAAACACCTGCACTACCACACTGCTTTCGCTATATGTAGTGGTTAGCAATACAATACCTCGGGTTTTATGCAGCATTTAAAAAATTTTAGGCACAAAAATAATCAAAGCTACGGTTAAAGCCATTAACGCGATTATTAAAACTGCAGCCGCTGCAATATCTTTTACCAAGCCAGCTTTAGGGTTAAATTCGGGAGAAACCAAATCCACCAAGGCTTCAAGTGAGGTATTCATCAGCTCTGCTGCCAAAACACAACCCACACAAATGGCGATAGCCAACCATTCTAAAAACGAAATATTAAATGAAAAACCTGCAATCACAACCAGCAACGCAGCAAACAACTGAACCCGAACATTTAGCTGGGTTTTAATGGCGTAAATTAATCCGTTCAAAGCAAATGTAAATCCTCTAAAAAACTTCTGCATATTTGGTTTAAAGTTACATCATTTTAGCTACAACAATTAGGCAAAAACCTTGTTTATAAAGACAATATTAACGCATATTTAACTTGCCGCATTTTGCATTCCGTCAATTTTATGCGTTCTTTACATTTTTTTAAAGATTTATATGTGGGTAAAACTATCTAATGCAATATTAAAAAACCGCGTTCTCCTTATCGTTTTATTTGTAGCCCTTACCATATTCATGGGATGGCAGGCCAAAAACATCAAACTTTCTTACGCTGGCGCTAAAATACTTCCGCTAACCGATTCGGTTTTTGTGAAGTATAATGCTTTTAAAAAACAATTTGGCGAAGACGGCAGCATTGTAGTGATTGGCGTAAAAAGTGAGAAAATCTTTAAAAAAGAAACTTATAATAAATGGGTGCAGCTATCTAATGACCTTCAAAAGCTGAATGGCATTAAAGGTGTGCTTTCTATCGGTAAGTTTTTCGAGCTCCAAAAAGATACTTTAAATCAAAAATTTACGGTTAAACCGCTTCCTGGCAAAATGCTAGTTACCGATGCTGAAATGGACTCGCTGAAAAGCAAGCTGAACGAACTGCCATTTTACAAAGGACTACTGTATAATACCGAGAGCAATGCCACGTTAATGGCGGTTACCTTCGATCAGAAAATTCTAAATTCGGCAGCTAGAAATCCAATCCTTAAAGAAATAGAAGAAAAAGCATTGGCATTTGGTAAAAGCGAAGGGGTAGACGTTCACTTATCGGGCTTGCCTTACATTAGAACAGCTACCAGCAAACTGGTTTCTAACGAATTTGTGCTCTTTTTAGGCTTATCCATTTTAGTTTCGGCGTTAATTCTAGTGATCTTTTTCCGCAGTTTCTCAGCCGTTTTTTATCCGATTTTGGTAGTAATTATGGGCGTAGTGTGGAGCGTGGGTACTTTAGTGTTGTTTGGCTATGAAATTACCATTCTAACGGGATTAATTCCGCCGCTTATCGTAATTATCGGTATTCCAAACAGCATTCTTTTGCTAAACAAATATCATAACGAACTTAAAAAACACGGCGACAAGCAGAAGGCTTGGCAAATTACCGTAGAACGAATTTCGGTAACTACCTTAATTGCAAATGTTACCGCTGCTATAGGTTTTGGTGTTTTATACTTTACAGGAAGTGAATTATTGATGCAATTTGGCAGTGTGGCTGCCCTAAACGTAATGTTTACTTGGTTAATGAGTTTATGTTTGATACCAGCTATTTTTAGCTATTTACCAGCGCCAAAGAATAAAATTAACGGCACACACAAAGCCAACTTTCTAGATAAAATTCTAGTAAAAACCGACCACTTAGTACAACATAAAAGCGCCACAATTTATATAGTTACCATTATTTTAACCATAGTTTCTTTAATTGGCGTTTACCGCATCAACGTAAACGGATATGTGGTGGATGACCTGCCAAAAAGCTCTAAAATATTAACCGACCTTAAATTTTTTGAAAAGAATTTTGAAGGAATTTTACCGCTAGAAATTAGTGTAGATACTAAACGCAAAAATGGTGTAATGAGCGTTTCTACATTAAAGAAAATTGACAAAATGGAAGAGATGATTTCGGCTTATCCCGAGTTTTCTCGCTCTATTTCTTTAAATACAGGGCTAAAATACGCCACCCAGGTTTTTTACAATAGCGACACCAATTTTTACCGACTGCCAAGCGATTTTGAGAAGAATTTCATCTTAATCTATGCCGCCAACTCTGGTAAAGGCAATGGCGATATGCTTACCAATTTTGTAGATAAACCGAAACAAACTGCTCGTGTGAGTTTCCAAATGGCCGATGTAGGCTCTAAGCGCTTAGACCAACTGTTAGAGGAATTAAAACCTAGGATAGATTCTTTGCTCTCTCCTAAACGCTTTAACGTTACCCTAACTGGCTCTAGCATTATTTTCGCAAAAGGAACTGATTATTTACTAAAGCATCTATTTGAAAGCATTGGCTTAGCCATTGTGTTGATTTCTTTATTACGTTTAGCTCAATTTAAGAGCTTGGGTATTATGTTCATTTCGTTGCTACCAAACATTGTTCCTTTAATTATTACAGCAGGGCTGATGGGCTTTTTTGGCATTCCGTTAAAACCTTCCACCATTTTAATTTTTACCATTGCATTTGGCTTAGCATCTGACCAAACCATTTATTTCTTAACCAGATACCAGCAAGAATTAAACCTAACCAATTACAGCGTAAGCAAGGTAATTACAGATACCATTACCGAAACAGGTGTAAGCATGACACACATTGCATTGATCTTGTTCTTCGGTTTCGGCATTTTTACAGCTTCTACATTTGGCGGTACGGTAATTTTGGGCTTTCTGCTTTCAATTACTTTAATTGTAGCCTTAATTTTTAACCTTACCTTATTGCCTGCATTAATGTTATGGTTAGATAAAAACAAAAAACGCAAAAAAATATCGGAAGCAGAGGTTGCAAAAAACCTTGAGAATTTGGATGATCATTAGCAAATGGATTTTCTAAAAATTGATTATTTAAAAGAGGGTAATGCACTACAAAGAGCTGCTTACCAAACCCTCGTAACGCATCAAATTTTAGAAAAACTAAGCCCATTTGAGCCTATTTTAGCAGGTACCATTCCAATAGATATCAATATCGAAAATAGTGATCTCGATATCATTTGCTGTTGGAAAGAAAAGCAAACATTTATTGAAGTATGCTTTATCAATTCTTTGCAGAAAAAGAAGCTTTTCAAATTAAGCAGACCAACATTGATGGCCAAGAAGCTGTAGTTTGCAACTTTAAAGCAGACGAATTTGAGATAGAGATTTTCGGTCAAAACATTCCATCCAAACAACAAAACGCTTATCTGCATCTGTTAGTTGAGCATCAAATTTTACAACAGCGAGGCGAAGACTTTAGACTTGAAATTATTGCACTCAAAAAAGAAGGCTACAAAACAGAACCCGCATTTGCTAAACTTTTAAATCTGAAAGGCAATCCTTACCAGGCATTGTTAGAACTTTTACCTACAATGAATTGCCAATAATTTCGCAGCATCGGGATAATTACCGGCCAATTTGAAATAGTTACAAGCATTTGCTTTATCCCCAACATTTACATAGCATAAGCCTAAAAAAAACTCGGTTTTACCGTTATTTAAACCCGGCAACGCCAAAGCCTTTTTAAAATAAGGAATAGCCGCCCCTGCCTTGCTTAGGTTAAAGTAATAAAATCCTATATTTTGATTTACATAAATATTACTAGGATCTAATTTTAAGCCTCGCTCGTAAGTATTTAAAGCTTCTTGATGCTTACCGGCAGCAAACAAACGCTGTCCTTCTATAATGTAGTTGGTAATAGCCAACTGGCTGATGGCTTTCTGCACTAAAGTGTCTTTTGGAAAGCTTTTAAGCGCCAAAGCTTTAAAGTCTGCAAGTCCAGCTTTACTGTAACCTGCATTATTTAATGAAAAATAGGCCGTAGACCAACTTTTAGGCTTTGTTACACCTTCTGGAAAAGCCGCATACATCTTTAAGATTTCGGTGGTGTCACGTCGAGACGAAGCAAGTGTAGTTGCCGTTTCAAAGAAATTATCACTGATTGGCCTTTGATAAAAAGCCGATTTTACATAAAAATAAGCGCTATCTGGCAGGCCTCTTTCTGCAGCAATTAAATATTTGTAAAAATTTGGCCTCCCCAAATACGGGTTGATCTTATTGGCGCTATCTAGCAATTTTATTGCCTTATCATAAGCTTTTTCTCTAAAATAATAGATACCAGCATACTCCACAAATGCTTCCGAAGATTGAAAAACATTAGGGATTTTGGGGCTAAGGTTTACCACATCATCGCCCTTTAAAACGCCAGAAGCAGCAAAATTGATGTTATCTGTTTGTATCAAATACTCTAATTTAGAAGTTTTGTAGGCTTGATAGGTAACATACAGCGGGAGCACACACAACACAACAAAACCCAATAAGATCTTCTTATTTAATGAAGTTTTATCTTCAATCTGTTTTTCGGTATTTACAAAAGTAAAAGCCATTAAAAACGAAAAACAAAGCTGCATAGTTGGCCTATAAAAAGGGAAATTAAACAGCGCATCAACACCATAAACAATGAGCAATAGCAAAGTAAGCAAGGCAATGTTTCTAACCTGATTATCCTTGGTTCTTATCAACCGTTTTAAATTGACAAACAAAAGCACCACAAAAATCGAAAAATAAAGCAGGCTGTTAAAAATCCCGGTTTCAGCAGCTAATTCTAGAAAATCGTTGTGCGCATGCAAGGGCACACTAAGGTTCGTCGTTAAGTCGTAAGGAATAGATTCGACACGATAATTTCCCAGACCAATGCCTGTAATAGGATTTTGTTTTGCCAACGCTACGGCAGCCTTGTAAAAAGTAATACGCCTATTGATAGAGCCATCGTTCACGTTAACCTTCGTCAATCTATCTGCTGTAGACACAAACCTTTCATCTGTCTGGGCTTTTTCTAAAACTTGGTTAGCCAGAAAAAGGAAACAACCAAAGGCAGAACTAAAAACAAAAGTTGCATGGCGGTTTGCTTTTTGTTCTCGTTTACCCTAATAAAATAAATTAAAAATACGATGCTTGTGATAATCAGCGATAATATAGATGCCCTTGCGCTAATTAAGAAAATAACAGCCGAAGCGAAAATCAGCCCTATTGTAAGGAACCATTTTTTCCAATTATGCAAATTAACTATCCCGATGTAGATAAACGGTATTTTAAACACTAAACTAGCTGCGAGAATATTGATATTGCCAGCATTACCTTTTAAAATATTGGATTGTAAAGCCTCTACTATTGACTTACTTTTTGCAAAAGTATCAAAATTATACAATACCACCCCTGCCTGAAAAAAAGCACTGACACCAACTAAAAACGCAACCTTAACCACCAAATGCAGCTTATTATAAAATAAAATGCTAAAGTTGATGAACATAGCCAGAACAACAAAAATCTCGGCTATACTTACAACACCCAACGAAACATTTTTCGCAAAAAATATAGAAATGCTACAAAGTACTATAAAACCTATATAAGCGCCAAAAATATAACTTTGCTTAAAGATTGAAATGAGCGATTGTTGATGCAACAATGGGTTCGAATAAATGTAAAGGCCAGTAACAAGATTGATTACCGTTAAGTATAAAAATTGTGGAGCAATGATTTCATAGCTCTTAAAATAAGGCAAGAAATCTATCAATAGGAAAGCCGCCACAAGCAAGAGCACCATAAACTCTTCGTAAGATAGTCCGTTGCTTTTTGCGCCAACATTTGAGGGAGCGGCGTGAATTTTAGATTTGTTTGATTTACTCATGTTACTTGTAGGTATGCAAAGCTTCCATAAACACTTATCATGTGGCTGTTACTTCGCAAATAAAAGTAAAAAAATCTAATTAAATTCTATCGCACAATAAAAGCAATATATCTACTAACCTCAAGCTAAAATAAACGAACTAGAAGAAGTATAGCGATGGCCTAACTTGCATTTAGAGCTTGATTTTCTGGTTCTTTCTCTACAGGCTGCAACTCTACGCTTTTGCCATCCTTATCCGCTTTTTTAGCGAAAACAATTGGATATAAAAAGACAAGTGCGCTGGCAATAAACAATACTCCGGCAACAAATAATGCTACTTGGTTGCCTTCCATCTTATAGTTTTCCATGATTTTTGCGACAATAAGCGCCACAATACCCAAAGCCATTGCTACAACAGCTTTAGTTAGCTTTAAATGTTTGATCATCTTTATTGGGTTTTACCTTTTCTTCGTTTCAATATACTTATGATAACAAAGACCAACCCAATAAGTTCTAAAATCATGCTTAAAAAAAGCACTACTAATGTTATATTTTGGTACGAGCTTTTAAGCAGTAAAGCAGCTGGCATCAATAACACTGCCGCCAACATGCAAAAAAGTCCTCTTTTAATAAATTTATCCATAAAACTATTTCGGGGGCAAAACTACCATTATTCATTCTAAAACCTTAACTTTGCAACCTTAATTTTTTGAGATACTTGATTGATGTATAGGGAATTTAAACAGTTAGAACTAGCTAAAATAGGAGAAGAAATACTAGCATTTTGGAAAGCACAAAATATCTTTGATAAAAGTATTGACAGCCGCCCAAAATCGAAACCTTTTACTTTTTACGAGGGGCCACCATCGGCAAACGGAATGCCTGGTATCCACCACGTAATGGCTCGTGCTATTAAAGATATTTTCTGTCGTTATAAGACCCTAAAAGGATATCAAGTTAAACGCAAAGGCGGATGGGACACCCACGGTCTACCTATCGAATTAGCGGTAGAGAAAAAATTAGGCATCGTTAAGGAAGACATCGGAAAGAAAATCTCGGTAGATGAATACAATGCAGCCTGTAAAGAAGAGGTAATGCGTTATACCGATGTTTGGAACGACCTTACCGAAAAAATGGGCTACTGGGTTGACTTGAAAAACCCTTACGTAACCTACGAAAACGAATACATTGAAACCCTTTGGTGGATTTTACAACAACTCTACAACAAAGGACTTTTATACAAAGGCTACACTATCCAACCTTACTCGCCAGCTGCTGGTACAGGTTTAAGTTCGCACGAGCTGAACCAACCAGGTACCTACCGCGATGTTAGTGATACGACCATTGTAGCACAGTTTAAGGCAAAAGCGGAAACTTTACCTTCATTTTTACAAGGATTTGGTACTGTCGACATTTTAGCTTGGACAACTACGCCTTGGACTTTGCCAAGTAACACTGCGTTAACAGTTGGTCCAAAAATCGACTATGTGTTGGTAAAAACTTTTAACCAGTACACTTTCGAACCAATCAATGTAGTTTTAGCGAAAGCTTTAGTGAGCAAACAATTTGGCGGCAAATTTTTCCTAGCGGAAGATGAAACAGCCTTTACCAACTACAAAGCCGAAGACAAGAAAATTCCTTACCAAATTTTAGCCGAATGCAAAGGCGAAGATTTAGTGGGTATCAGATACGAGCAATTGTTGCCATTAGCTACGCCTTACCAAAATGCAGAAGATGCTTTTCGTGTAATTGCTGGCGATTTCGTAACTACGGAAGACGGCACAGGCATTGTGCACACTGCACCTACTTTTGGCGCTGATGATGCTCGTGTAGCTAAATTGGCTAGCCCTGAAATTCCTCCAATGTTAATATTGGATGATAAAGGTAATGCTGTTCCTTTGGTTGATTTACAAGGGAAATTTGTAGCATCACTAGGAGAATTTGGCGGCAAATACGTTAAAAACGAATATTATACAGAAGGCACAGCTCCTGAGAAATCGGTAGATGTAGAAATTGCGATCCGTTTAAAAGAAGAAAACAAAGCCTTTAAGGTAGAAAAATATGTACACAGTTATCCGCATTGTTGGAGAACTGACAAACCAGCATTTTACTATCCGTTAGACAGTTGGTTCATTAAAACTACAGCCGTTAAAGAAAAAATGGCTGATCTGAACAAAACCATCAACTGGAAACCTGAAGCAACTGGAACTGGTCGTTTTGGCAACTGGTTAGAAAACTTGGTAGACTGGAACCTTTCGCGTTCTCGTTATTGGGGCACACCATTGCCTATTTGGCGTACTGCCGATGGTTTGGAAGAGAAATGTATCGGCTCTATTGCAGAGTTAAAGGATGAAATGATTAAAGGATTGAATAGTGGAGTACTATCAGCAGAGGAGGCAGAAAAGCAAAATTCAATCATTCAATCACTTAATCATTCAAAATTCGATTTGCACCGCCCTTATGTAGATGATGTATTCTTAGTATCATCCAAAGGCGAAAAAATGACCCGCGAAACCGACCTAATTGACGTTTGGTTTGATAGCGGCGCCATGCCTTACGCACAATGGCATTTTCCTTTTGAAAATAAGGAAGAGTTTGAAAATGCTTACCCTGCAGATTTTATTGCAGAAGGTGTAGATCAAACTCGCGGTTGGTTCTTTACTTTACATGCCATTGCGGTAATGTTAAGCGAAAGCAGCGACGAAATCAAAGCGATTAACGAGCGTGTAAACAATCCCGGTATTGCATTTAAAAATGTAGTATCTAACGGATTGGTATTGGATAAAAACGGCGCAAAAATGTCTAAACGTTTAGGCAATGCGGTTGATCCTTTCAGCACTATTGATACTTACAGTGCCGATGCTACACGTTGGTATATGATTTCGAATGCATCGCCTTGGGATAATTTGAAATTTAACCTAGAAGGATTAGATGAAGTGCGCCGTAAGTTCTTCGGAACCTTGTACAATACCTACTCTTTCTTCGCTTTATATGCCAATATCGATAAATTCGAGATTGACTTGAACAACCAAACGCCTGTTGCACAACGTAGCGAGCTAGACCGTTGGATTTTATCGTTATTGCAAAACTTAATTGCAGAAGTTGATGAAGCTTACAATACTTACGAACCAACTAAAGCGGCAAGAGCTATCCAAAACTTTGTGGACGAGCATTTAAGCAACTGGTACATTCGTTTATCTCGTCGTCGTTTCTGGAAAGGCGAAATGACCGAAGATAAAAAAGCAGCTTACGAAACTTTATACACTTGCTTGGTTAATATCGCACAGCTGATGTCGCCAGTGGCACCGTTCTTCTCAGATTGGTTGTATCAAAACTTAACGGAGATTTTACCAGCCGAAGCGAAATCAGAATCGGTACACTTAACGATATTACCAGATGCAGATCAATCATTAATTGATAATGAATTGAACGAACGTATGGAATTGGCGCAAAACATTTCTTCGATGGTGCTATCACTACGTAAGAAAATGGGTATCAATGTTCGTCAGCCGTTGGCAAAAGTACTGATCCCCGTTTTGGATGAAAACTTTAAAGATAAAGTAGAATTAGTGAAGGATTTGATCCTTTCTGAAACCAATATTAAAGAAATTTCATACATTACCGACACTGCTGGTTTCATCAAGAAAAAGGTAAAACCAAACTTTAAGGCTTTGGGCGCTAAAGTAGGCAAGGATATGAAATTGGTAACGGAAGTCATCAATAAAATGAGCCAAGAAGAGCTTGCTCAGTTTGAAAAAGAGGGCACTTTCTCTATACCCAACACTGCATACTCAATACTTTTGAGCGATGTAGAAATTATAGCAGAAGACATCCCAGGATGGCAGGTAACTAATATGGGCAGCTTAACCGTTGCATTGGATATCAATATAACGACCGAACTTAAACAAGAAGGTTTATCTCGTGAGCTGATTAACCGTATCCAAAACTTAAGAAAAGAGTTAAATTTTGAAGTTACCGATAGGATAACGGTAAGTTTACAACAACATAATTTAATTGCAGATGCGGTGGCACAAAACAAACACTACATTTGCAACGAAATTTTAGCTAATGATATTTTGTTAACAGAAAGCGTATCGAACGGAAACAAAATCACCATAGAAGATGTTGAATTGGATATTTTGATTACCAAATTATAAACCATATGGATTAATCTTGGTTTAATATCAGGTAAAACCATATATAGCATCATACCACTAAATTAATTAAGAGATGGAAAAGACTGAAAAAACACGTTACTCTGATAGCGAACTACAAGAATTTAAAGAGCTTATTCAAGAGAAATTAAAAAGCTCAAGGGAAGAATTACAAGCCTTAACTGCATCGCTAAGCAACCCGAACTCTAACGGTACAGAAGATACTTCTGGTGCTTATAAAACTTTAGAAGATGGTTCTGCCACTTTAGAAAAAGAACAAACCAACCAATTGGCAGCCCGTCAGAAAAAGTTTATAGATAACCTTGAAGCTGCATTGGTGCGTATCGAGAATAAAACTTATGGCATTTGCAGGGAAACTGGCAAATTGATCCAAAAGGAACGTTTACGTGCGGTACCTCACGCTACTTTAAGCATGGAAGCTAAATTGAAACAAGGTTAATGAACCCAACGTGATTAAAATAATCATTAAGCTAACAAGCAATGGTTATTTTAATCATCAAAGGCTCCATCTGACATAACAAAAACATCATTAAACATAGATGAAAGGCTACACAAAACCTTTACTTTTAATATGCTTAGTGCTATTGGCAGATCAGGTTTCTAAAACTTGGATCAAAACCAATATGTACTTAGGCCAAGAATTTAAAATCTTGGGCGATTGGTTCATTATTCACTTTACAGAAAATAATGGGATGGCCTTTGGCTTAGAGTTTGGCGGAGAGTTTGGCAAACTAGCTTTATCGTTATTTAGGATTTTGGCAGTTGGAGGCATTGGTTATGCCCTGCACTACATGATCCAGCGCAAATACCATCGTGGCTTAATTTTAAACGTAGCCTTGATATTTGCGGGTGCTTTGGGCAACATTATCGACTCGGTTTTTTACGGTGTAATTTACAAATACGCTACTCTTTTTCATGGTCGTGTGGTAGACATGTTGTATTTCCCAATTATCAAAGGCACTTTCCCTAGTTGGTTTCCGATATGGGCAAACGAGCCATTTGAATTTTTCAGACCTGTATTTAACCTAGCAGACGCTGCAATTTCTGTAGGTGTAATTACCATTCTTATCTTCCAAAAAACTTATTTTAAGGAAGAGGTAAACGATGAAATTGGCATTAACAACGAAAGTGTAGAAGACTAAGGAATTGAAGATTGTAGAATTACGATTTTAGATTTAATCTATACCGTTTTATAAAAACCTCACAGTTGTCGCTGTGAGGTTTTTTGTTTCGTTATGATCGCCATTTCGAGTGAAGAAGCAGCGAAATGGAGAAATCTTTAACCTATAAATTATATTTTAGCCAAAAGATTTCTCCAAAAGGTCGAAACGAAGACAACGATAATTTCCTTACATTTGATAAAAGACCAAATCGTATGTTCAGCAAGAAACTCCTTTCCATCTTCCTATTGTTAATCAGTTTAAACTATTTGGTATTTGCCCAAAAATCCATTAACCTCTTTAACGGAAACGATTTAATAGGTTGGCATGCAGATGTACCCGGAAAAGATAAAAACCCAGATACTGCCGCTTCGTTTATAGTTAGAGATGGCAAATTAGTTAGCTTGGGCGACCCACGTGGACACTTGATTACCAATGCCGTTTATGAAAATTACCGCCTCGATGTAGAATATCGCTTTGCGGGAAAACCCGGAAACTGTGGTGTATTGGTGCATGTTTCTACGCCCAGAGTTTTGTACAAAATGTTCCCAAAATCTTTAGAAGTACAAATGCAACATCAAGATGCTGGCGATTTTTGGTGTATTGGCGAAGACATTACCGTGCCTAACATGGAGGAAAGACGTGGACCAAAAGCAGATTGGAGTATCGATAAAAAAAATGGAAGACGCATTAAAAATTTAACCGATGATTCCGAAAAACCCTTAGGCGAGTGGAATACCATGCGTATCGAGTGCTTGAAGGATAAAGTAAGGGTTTGGGTAAATGGAACTTTAGTTAACGACGGCTACAACTGTACAGCAAACAAAGGACAAATTGCCTTACAGGCCGAAGGTAGTGAGGTAGAGTTTAGAGAGTTAAAACTTACTCCAATTAAAAAATTAAGCAAGTAAGCTAACCAATCAAACCCTACTACTTTCCAACATTTCAACCTTCCAACAATTATTCGTATCTTTGCATATCTTCAAAACATCCCAACGTAAATTGTTGGTTCAGGCACTGTCTTAAGATTTAAAATTACCAATTACGCTCATTAAAGGCAATAATGCCAATAACTATCCAACGTGCCTATCTGGATATAAAAC from Pedobacter sp. SL55 includes these protein-coding regions:
- the recO gene encoding DNA repair protein RecO — translated: MLHKTRGIVLLTTTYSESSVVVQVFTEKFGIQSYLINGVKKPKAKIPMNVLQPLHLLDMVVYHKQNTQIQRVQEARPMPIFKSIPYDVIKNTIIQFLNEVLYKSIRQQYVDEQLFSYLYNAISWFDETQGISVNFHLSFLMKLTRFLGFAPQAQIRQDQKYFDLQDGNFTSVAPVHPYFVAASEGNALMQLLDTSFEKISTIKFTNTYRRDLLDKILIYYQLHTASFGKIKSHQILEEVLS
- a CDS encoding diacylglycerol kinase family protein encodes the protein MQKFFRGFTFALNGLIYAIKTQLNVRVQLFAALLVVIAGFSFNISFLEWLAIAICVGCVLAAELMNTSLEALVDLVSPEFNPKAGLVKDIAAAAVLIIALMALTVALIIFVPKIF
- a CDS encoding efflux RND transporter permease subunit — translated: MWVKLSNAILKNRVLLIVLFVALTIFMGWQAKNIKLSYAGAKILPLTDSVFVKYNAFKKQFGEDGSIVVIGVKSEKIFKKETYNKWVQLSNDLQKLNGIKGVLSIGKFFELQKDTLNQKFTVKPLPGKMLVTDAEMDSLKSKLNELPFYKGLLYNTESNATLMAVTFDQKILNSAARNPILKEIEEKALAFGKSEGVDVHLSGLPYIRTATSKLVSNEFVLFLGLSILVSALILVIFFRSFSAVFYPILVVIMGVVWSVGTLVLFGYEITILTGLIPPLIVIIGIPNSILLLNKYHNELKKHGDKQKAWQITVERISVTTLIANVTAAIGFGVLYFTGSELLMQFGSVAALNVMFTWLMSLCLIPAIFSYLPAPKNKINGTHKANFLDKILVKTDHLVQHKSATIYIVTIILTIVSLIGVYRINVNGYVVDDLPKSSKILTDLKFFEKNFEGILPLEISVDTKRKNGVMSVSTLKKIDKMEEMISAYPEFSRSISLNTGLKYATQVFYNSDTNFYRLPSDFEKNFILIYAANSGKGNGDMLTNFVDKPKQTARVSFQMADVGSKRLDQLLEELKPRIDSLLSPKRFNVTLTGSSIIFAKGTDYLLKHLFESIGLAIVLISLLRLAQFKSLGIMFISLLPNIVPLIITAGLMGFFGIPLKPSTILIFTIAFGLASDQTIYFLTRYQQELNLTNYSVSKVITDTITETGVSMTHIALILFFGFGIFTASTFGGTVILGFLLSITLIVALIFNLTLLPALMLWLDKNKKRKKISEAEVAKNLENLDDH
- a CDS encoding O-antigen ligase family protein encodes the protein MANQVLEKAQTDERFVSTADRLTKVNVNDGSINRRITFYKAAVALAKQNPITGIGLGNYRVESIPYDLTTNLSVPLHAHNDFLELAAETGIFNSLLYFSIFVVLLFVNLKRLIRTKDNQVRNIALLTLLLLIVYGVDALFNFPFYRPTMQLCFSFLMAFTFVNTEKQIEDKTSLNKKILLGFVVLCVLPLYVTYQAYKTSKLEYLIQTDNINFAASGVLKGDDVVNLSPKIPNVFQSSEAFVEYAGIYYFREKAYDKAIKLLDSANKINPYLGRPNFYKYLIAAERGLPDSAYFYVKSAFYQRPISDNFFETATTLASSRRDTTEILKMYAAFPEGVTKPKSWSTAYFSLNNAGYSKAGLADFKALALKSFPKDTLVQKAISQLAITNYIIEGQRLFAAGKHQEALNTYERGLKLDPSNIYVNQNIGFYYFNLSKAGAAIPYFKKALALPGLNNGKTEFFLGLCYVNVGDKANACNYFKLAGNYPDAAKLLAIHCR
- a CDS encoding isoleucyl-tRNA synthetase, with protein sequence MIKHLKLTKAVVAMALGIVALIVAKIMENYKMEGNQVALFVAGVLFIASALVFLYPIVFAKKADKDGKSVELQPVEKEPENQALNAS
- the ileS gene encoding isoleucine--tRNA ligase; amino-acid sequence: MYREFKQLELAKIGEEILAFWKAQNIFDKSIDSRPKSKPFTFYEGPPSANGMPGIHHVMARAIKDIFCRYKTLKGYQVKRKGGWDTHGLPIELAVEKKLGIVKEDIGKKISVDEYNAACKEEVMRYTDVWNDLTEKMGYWVDLKNPYVTYENEYIETLWWILQQLYNKGLLYKGYTIQPYSPAAGTGLSSHELNQPGTYRDVSDTTIVAQFKAKAETLPSFLQGFGTVDILAWTTTPWTLPSNTALTVGPKIDYVLVKTFNQYTFEPINVVLAKALVSKQFGGKFFLAEDETAFTNYKAEDKKIPYQILAECKGEDLVGIRYEQLLPLATPYQNAEDAFRVIAGDFVTTEDGTGIVHTAPTFGADDARVAKLASPEIPPMLILDDKGNAVPLVDLQGKFVASLGEFGGKYVKNEYYTEGTAPEKSVDVEIAIRLKEENKAFKVEKYVHSYPHCWRTDKPAFYYPLDSWFIKTTAVKEKMADLNKTINWKPEATGTGRFGNWLENLVDWNLSRSRYWGTPLPIWRTADGLEEKCIGSIAELKDEMIKGLNSGVLSAEEAEKQNSIIQSLNHSKFDLHRPYVDDVFLVSSKGEKMTRETDLIDVWFDSGAMPYAQWHFPFENKEEFENAYPADFIAEGVDQTRGWFFTLHAIAVMLSESSDEIKAINERVNNPGIAFKNVVSNGLVLDKNGAKMSKRLGNAVDPFSTIDTYSADATRWYMISNASPWDNLKFNLEGLDEVRRKFFGTLYNTYSFFALYANIDKFEIDLNNQTPVAQRSELDRWILSLLQNLIAEVDEAYNTYEPTKAARAIQNFVDEHLSNWYIRLSRRRFWKGEMTEDKKAAYETLYTCLVNIAQLMSPVAPFFSDWLYQNLTEILPAEAKSESVHLTILPDADQSLIDNELNERMELAQNISSMVLSLRKKMGINVRQPLAKVLIPVLDENFKDKVELVKDLILSETNIKEISYITDTAGFIKKKVKPNFKALGAKVGKDMKLVTEVINKMSQEELAQFEKEGTFSIPNTAYSILLSDVEIIAEDIPGWQVTNMGSLTVALDINITTELKQEGLSRELINRIQNLRKELNFEVTDRITVSLQQHNLIADAVAQNKHYICNEILANDILLTESVSNGNKITIEDVELDILITKL
- a CDS encoding TraR/DksA family transcriptional regulator encodes the protein MEKTEKTRYSDSELQEFKELIQEKLKSSREELQALTASLSNPNSNGTEDTSGAYKTLEDGSATLEKEQTNQLAARQKKFIDNLEAALVRIENKTYGICRETGKLIQKERLRAVPHATLSMEAKLKQG